The Kineosporia corallincola DNA window CCAGCCGGTGGTGTCCACGTAGCTGGTACGGCGGTCGCGGGTGGCGGCCACGGCGGCCTGCGTCTCGGTCAGGTAGCGGCCCGAGAACGTGCCCAGGGCAAGGATGTCGGCCCGCGGGTAGACGGCACGGATGTTCTTGAGGAACTGGGTGTAGACGCTCTGGAACTCCTCCGGGGTGACGTTGTGGCTGAGGTCGTTGGTGCCCAGGTTCACCACCACCACGTCGGCCTGGTAGGTGCCGAAGTCCCAGTCGGCCGTGCCGTCGTAGGTCTTGAAGAACCGCTGCGAGATGCCGGTGCAGCCGTCTGCGGCGGCCACGAGACAGCCTCCGCCCCAGGCGATCTGGGTGTGCCTGGCACCCAGCTTCTCGCCGGAGAGCCAGCCGTACGAGGTCAGCGTGGTCTTCGACGAGGTGCTGCCCATGGTGATCGAGTCACCGACGAACTCCAGGATCGGCCTGCGCCCCGGCGTGGCCAGGGTGCGGGCACCGGAGTCGAGGGTCAGGCCCTGGAACACCGCGTCACCCTTGTACGAGCCGGCCACGTTGCGGTACGAGACCCGTAACGTATGCTCGCCCTCGGACAGCGGGTCCGGGGTGATGTCCACGTCGCCGCTCACCCCGGAGAAGTAGACGTCCTCCCCGCCGTCGACGCTGGCCCAGAAATCAATCGTCCTGCGCTGGTTCAGCGTGACGGACGTGCCGGTGAAGCGGGTGGTGAAGTACGAGCCCGCCCAGGTCGGCACGTAGGCCTCCGGGTCGCTGGTGTCCCAGCGTCCGGTGAACCGGACGTCGGGGTCGGCAGGGCTGCCCGGCAGCGGGATGCCCAGGTAGGGCGCGACGATCGGGGCCAGCCGGTCGGCGATCTTGGCGTGCCCGGCCTCGTTCGGGTGGCCGCCGTCCACGTAGTCCTCGGCGGTGAGCCAGTCGGCCGTGTCGATGAAGTGAACAGCCGCGTCCCCGGCGTCGTTCCGCGCCTGCACGGCTGCCTCGGTCTCGGCCGGGTAGCGCTGGCGCAGGTTCTCGAAGGCGAACAGCTGCGCACCGGGGTACTTCGCCCGCGCCTCCTCCAGCAGGGTGGTGTAGTTCTGCTGGAAGTCCGCGGCGCTGACGCCCCGGCCGGCGTCGTTGGTGCCCAGATTGATCACCACGGCGTCGGCCTGGTAGCGGGTGAAGTCCCAGTCCGTGGTGCCGCCGATGGTGGTCCGGTCCCAGTTCTCGTTCAGGCCGAAGCAGTTCGACAGCTGGGTCAGGCAGGCCCCGGAGCGGGCGATGTTGGTGTGGTCCACCCCGAGCTTCTCGCCCAGCAGCCAGCTGTACGAGTCCACCGTCGTCTTCTCGGTGCCGTAGCCAACGGTGATCGAGTCGCCGATGAACTCGATCAGCTTCTTGTCTTTCTGCGGAAGGGTTTTCGCACCTCTGTCGAAGGTGAAACCCTGGAACGTGGCGCACGGCGAGGGCCAGGTGGCGCAGGTCGGGATCTCCCCGGTGCGGTACGAGAACCACACCTGGTGCTGCCCCGGCGCCAGCGGTGTGGGGGTCAGGTCGATGGTGCCGGAGACCTGGTCGAAGGTCTGGATCGGCCCGTGGTCGACACTCGCGTACACCGTGACCGT harbors:
- a CDS encoding GDSL-type esterase/lipase family protein produces the protein MPSPLSQRFRAVLAAILLALTAGLLTTLPAGSASAETQGKTFRAGSLQDPNLRFVGRWDTSDPATYVGNWESPYVEAAFTGTTVKATVRDTVTVYASVDHGPIQTFDQVSGTIDLTPTPLAPGQHQVWFSYRTGEIPTCATWPSPCATFQGFTFDRGAKTLPQKDKKLIEFIGDSITVGYGTEKTTVDSYSWLLGEKLGVDHTNIARSGACLTQLSNCFGLNENWDRTTIGGTTDWDFTRYQADAVVINLGTNDAGRGVSAADFQQNYTTLLEEARAKYPGAQLFAFENLRQRYPAETEAAVQARNDAGDAAVHFIDTADWLTAEDYVDGGHPNEAGHAKIADRLAPIVAPYLGIPLPGSPADPDVRFTGRWDTSDPEAYVPTWAGSYFTTRFTGTSVTLNQRRTIDFWASVDGGEDVYFSGVSGDVDITPDPLSEGEHTLRVSYRNVAGSYKGDAVFQGLTLDSGARTLATPGRRPILEFVGDSITMGSTSSKTTLTSYGWLSGEKLGARHTQIAWGGGCLVAAADGCTGISQRFFKTYDGTADWDFGTYQADVVVVNLGTNDLSHNVTPEEFQSVYTQFLKNIRAVYPRADILALGTFSGRYLTETQAAVAATRDRRTSYVDTTGWLPAEGLTDKVHPNDLGHQLITDRLTPILGKILQRRA